A region of Campylobacter armoricus DNA encodes the following proteins:
- the sppA gene encoding signal peptide peptidase SppA, with protein MQIIKSFFKGLGKIISYINTYFKTFVFLFIVFLILAPSGDNAKLSNANLAQINLKGEISDAGNLLEQIYKLKDNKAIKGVLLFIDSPGGAFAPSMEIALAIQDLKAKKPVVVYAGGTIASGSYLSAVGADMIIANPASFVGSIGVIMQGFEVSELAQKLGINEQTIKAGSYKEAGTFMRKWSEEEKDFLQNLANQSYELFTQFVAQNRKLDLNQTNSWADAKVFLANEALKLKLIDKIGNYEQAKKELEKLAKVQNPIWQKEDAIDKFLKRLEEQSASFFANTLAQFFTQVSSQKFTKI; from the coding sequence ATGCAAATTATAAAATCATTTTTCAAAGGACTTGGGAAAATCATTTCTTATATCAACACTTATTTTAAAACCTTTGTATTTTTATTTATCGTGTTTTTAATCCTTGCTCCAAGCGGGGATAATGCTAAGCTTTCTAATGCAAACTTAGCTCAAATCAACCTTAAAGGTGAAATTAGCGATGCGGGCAATCTTTTAGAGCAAATTTACAAACTCAAAGATAATAAAGCCATAAAAGGCGTTTTACTTTTTATAGATAGTCCTGGTGGAGCTTTTGCTCCAAGTATGGAAATAGCTCTTGCTATACAAGATCTTAAAGCTAAAAAACCTGTAGTGGTATATGCGGGTGGAACTATAGCAAGTGGGAGTTACTTAAGTGCAGTAGGAGCTGATATGATTATTGCTAATCCTGCTAGTTTTGTAGGATCTATTGGGGTAATTATGCAAGGTTTTGAAGTAAGCGAGCTTGCACAAAAACTTGGCATAAATGAACAAACTATCAAAGCAGGAAGCTATAAAGAAGCAGGAACCTTCATGCGCAAATGGAGCGAAGAAGAAAAAGACTTTTTACAAAATTTAGCTAATCAAAGCTATGAGCTTTTTACACAATTTGTCGCACAAAATCGCAAGCTAGACTTAAACCAAACAAACTCATGGGCTGATGCGAAAGTGTTTTTAGCTAATGAGGCTTTAAAATTAAAACTCATTGATAAAATAGGCAATTACGAGCAAGCCAAAAAAGAGTTAGAAAAACTAGCTAAAGTTCAAAACCCTATCTGGCAAAAAGAAGATGCTATAGATAAATTCTTAAAAAGATTAGAAGAGCAAAGTGCTAGCTTTTTTGCTAACACTTTAGCACAATTTTTCACACAAGTAAGCTCACAAAAATTTACTAAGATTTAA
- the ribD gene encoding bifunctional diaminohydroxyphosphoribosylaminopyrimidine deaminase/5-amino-6-(5-phosphoribosylamino)uracil reductase RibD has product MNHEFYMNLAIDEAWKYQLLTYPNPAVGCVILDKNGKILSIEAHKEAGKAHAELEAVSKALKVLNPNLDLPQNPNDLHEFICKNHQGLLKGSIVYVSLEPCNHQGKTPPCAKLFSTLGFSEVFIATKDEHKLASGGAEFLKNQGIKIHMGICEQRAKELLKPFLKWQKSSFKFFKLALSLNGSAYGKIVSSKASRTYAHALRSKLDLLVVGGETIRHDRPILDARLAQDKAPNLCILSHQNLESFDLKIPLFSVPEREIFTSIPSEAKFIMYEGGENFLKAFKDELDMLLIFSSSNLNTFENVKLDMKLKPLYKGFLENDTYGFYEIVKS; this is encoded by the coding sequence ATGAATCACGAATTTTATATGAATTTAGCCATAGATGAAGCTTGGAAATATCAGCTTTTAACCTATCCCAATCCAGCCGTAGGTTGTGTGATCTTAGATAAAAATGGCAAAATCTTAAGCATAGAAGCACATAAAGAAGCAGGCAAGGCTCATGCAGAACTTGAAGCAGTAAGCAAAGCCTTAAAAGTGCTTAATCCAAATTTAGATTTACCGCAAAATCCAAATGATTTGCATGAATTTATTTGCAAAAATCATCAGGGTTTATTAAAAGGCTCTATTGTTTATGTGAGCTTAGAACCTTGCAATCATCAGGGTAAAACCCCACCTTGTGCAAAACTTTTTAGTACGCTTGGATTTAGTGAAGTTTTTATCGCTACCAAAGATGAGCATAAGCTCGCAAGCGGTGGAGCAGAGTTTTTAAAAAATCAAGGCATAAAAATTCACATGGGAATTTGCGAGCAAAGAGCCAAAGAGCTTTTAAAGCCTTTTTTAAAATGGCAAAAATCAAGCTTTAAATTTTTTAAACTCGCTCTTTCGCTAAATGGTTCAGCATATGGAAAAATAGTAAGTTCTAAGGCAAGTAGAACTTATGCTCATGCATTACGCTCAAAGCTTGATTTATTGGTAGTAGGTGGTGAAACTATAAGGCATGATAGACCTATTTTAGATGCAAGATTAGCTCAAGATAAGGCGCCAAATTTATGCATACTAAGTCATCAAAATTTAGAAAGTTTTGATCTAAAAATTCCTTTATTTAGCGTGCCTGAGAGAGAAATTTTTACAAGCATTCCTAGTGAAGCTAAGTTTATCATGTATGAGGGCGGGGAGAATTTTTTAAAAGCCTTTAAAGATGAGTTAGATATGCTTTTGATTTTTTCAAGCTCAAATTTAAATACCTTTGAAAATGTTAAACTAGATATGAAGCTAAAGCCTTTATACAAAGGCTTTTTAGAAAATGATACTTATGGATTTTATGAGATTGTTAAATCTTAG
- a CDS encoding motility associated factor glycosyltransferase family protein has translation MQKTLFEKNINALNNIPLKEKLKNFQQNHFRVIIGNDPLDINFINNGGGYRLYEDVLLQLNEKLNLYNDKYLLYPVLYFYGFGNGILYKALLQNKNRQKIVVFEKELEFIYLSFHYIDFSEELKNNALIVLDTNIININSYNEICSNGPFFNFLRVYFLDIHCDYYEKYQEDILNTNSNMQLHIKQSMYRYGNSSQDALMGIENFIYNLPKIISNYSFKQLCLKRKKQANNAIIVSTGPSLIKQLPLLKQYANYASIFCADSAYPILAKYDIKPDYVLSLERTEVTSEFFNNDFKEFDKDIVFVLKSLTHPNTFKYLDTNNRKILPITYYTFFTHFIGLHDFGYMDMGHSVATMAYILALHLEHKNIIFIGQDLAYAKDGSSHPKEYHYSANYESTSYEHEEVLAYGGNGLVKTHKAWILFKTEIEEAVFNAKTYLNITTYNCTEGGARINHTIEKPFKQICEQLLTKKLNKPFVKLEKLNQNKQKELMLKAFYKVHKAIKICNTLEKECLYINNTLYFLNNDEKNFKNIIEQLDNFKSRIDKILISKELTNPLNTQFELNLARIYVLNPKTKEDVFNKNYLWIKEHLEWILMLNEHIKALKITLEKNIINLEKELENQNLHQYIQKIKKVKLYFKDLE, from the coding sequence ATGCAAAAAACTTTATTTGAAAAAAACATAAACGCATTAAATAACATACCATTAAAAGAAAAATTAAAAAATTTTCAACAAAATCATTTTAGAGTAATTATAGGCAATGATCCTTTAGATATTAATTTTATAAATAATGGGGGGGGGTATAGGCTTTATGAAGATGTGCTTTTGCAATTAAATGAAAAATTAAATTTATACAATGATAAATATCTTTTATATCCTGTGCTTTATTTTTATGGATTTGGAAATGGAATTTTATATAAAGCTCTTTTACAAAATAAAAACAGACAAAAGATTGTTGTTTTTGAAAAAGAATTAGAATTTATTTATTTAAGTTTTCATTATATAGATTTTAGTGAAGAATTAAAAAATAATGCTTTGATTGTTTTGGATACTAATATAATTAATATCAACTCATATAATGAAATTTGCTCTAATGGTCCTTTTTTTAATTTCTTGCGTGTGTATTTTTTAGATATTCATTGTGATTATTATGAAAAATATCAAGAAGATATTTTAAATACTAATTCCAATATGCAACTTCATATTAAACAATCTATGTATAGATATGGAAATTCTTCCCAAGATGCTCTAATGGGTATAGAAAATTTTATCTATAATTTACCTAAAATTATTAGTAATTATTCTTTTAAGCAATTATGTTTAAAAAGAAAAAAACAAGCAAACAATGCTATTATAGTTTCAACTGGACCTTCTTTAATCAAACAACTTCCTTTGTTAAAACAATATGCTAATTATGCTAGTATATTTTGTGCTGATAGTGCTTATCCTATACTAGCAAAATATGATATAAAACCTGATTATGTTTTATCTTTGGAAAGAACTGAAGTTACAAGTGAATTTTTTAATAATGATTTTAAAGAATTTGATAAAGATATAGTGTTTGTATTAAAATCTTTAACTCATCCTAATACTTTTAAATATCTTGATACAAATAATAGAAAAATACTTCCTATTACATACTATACTTTTTTTACTCATTTTATAGGATTGCATGACTTTGGTTATATGGATATGGGACATAGTGTAGCAACTATGGCTTATATTTTAGCTCTACATTTAGAACACAAAAATATCATTTTTATAGGACAAGACTTAGCCTATGCAAAAGATGGCTCTTCTCATCCTAAAGAATATCACTATAGTGCAAATTACGAAAGCACTAGTTATGAGCATGAAGAAGTTTTAGCTTATGGTGGTAATGGTTTAGTTAAAACACATAAAGCTTGGATACTTTTTAAAACAGAAATAGAAGAAGCTGTGTTTAATGCAAAAACATACCTAAATATCACAACCTATAATTGCACTGAAGGTGGAGCTAGAATCAATCACACCATAGAAAAACCTTTCAAACAAATATGCGAACAATTACTAACAAAAAAACTTAATAAGCCTTTTGTAAAACTTGAAAAATTAAATCAAAACAAACAAAAAGAATTAATGCTAAAGGCATTTTATAAAGTACATAAAGCTATAAAAATTTGTAATACTTTAGAAAAAGAATGTTTGTATATTAATAATACTTTATATTTTTTAAACAATGATGAGAAAAATTTTAAAAATATTATAGAGCAATTAGATAATTTTAAAAGTAGAATAGATAAAATTTTAATTTCAAAAGAACTTACAAATCCTTTAAATACTCAATTTGAACTTAACTTAGCTCGAATTTATGTATTAAACCCTAAAACAAAAGAAGATGTTTTTAACAAAAATTATCTTTGGATTAAAGAGCATTTAGAATGGATTTTAATGTTAAATGAACATATAAAAGCATTAAAGATTACTTTAGAAAAAAATATTATCAATTTAGAAAAAGAACTTGAGAATCAAAATTTACATCAATATATTCAAAAAATAAAAAAAGTTAAATTATATTTTAAGGATTTAGAGTAG